The following DNA comes from Cervus elaphus chromosome 8, mCerEla1.1, whole genome shotgun sequence.
TTCTCCCCAGCAGACATGTTCAGGTCCATAGCCCCTGGCCCCTGGGGTCTGGGAAGGGGTCTTGATAGGTGTAAGCCAGTCATGGTCACCCCTGTTTCCTTTGTAGTGATTAGTGTCTGGGGAGCATGTGCTCTTGCCCTGACcaatgagccacaagggaaagtcTGCTGGGGGCTTCCAGGAAGGATGAATTTCCTCTCTCAGAAAGAGAGAGGCACAAAAGGAAAATCTCTTCCGTAGGGTGAAGCCATAACTCTTGGAGCCCTAGACTGTGCCTTGGAATCACATCACCAATGTGGCAGAGTGGACGGTTGGGAAAAGACTGGATCCTTGGCACACAGCTGAGGAGCTGCCCCCGCCCTGGCACTGCCCTCTCCCAGACTGTCACAGGAGAGTCAGACttctccctctctgagcctctgttagCTGGGCATCTTGCTGCTTGTCACCCAGAGCCTGCTAAAGCCACAGAGCCTTGTGGAAGGTCATGATGGGAAGACATGCTTTCTGATCTTGGAGACCTCAGGCTGTTGAGGAATAGTCCATGGTTTCTCAAAATCTCACTCATGGGTCAGTAGGTCTGGGGCACTAGGCAATCCCTTCCAGCCACCACccatccctctcctcccctccacgGCCAAACTTGCTCCAGAACATTGTCTACACTCGCAATCTCTCTtcacctgccccccacctcccaacCCACTCTAATCTGGTTTTGCCTTCACAGATCCATGGGAACAGCTCCCACTGAGGTCCTCAGTGGTCTTTCTGCCTCTAAACCCAAGGAGCCCGGTCAGCCCTTATCCTGGAGGACCCGTCTATTAAACCGGCTGCTGCTAATCCTCTCCTCCTGGCCAGCTCCTCAGCCTTCTTggctcttctcttccttctctgactGTCCCTCCTCAGTCTCCTTTCTCGacctttaaacatcaaatgggTGGGTACCTCAACTCTCTCTGCAGCTGCCTCCTGAGTCTGTGTCCAGACAGTCCCTTGAGCTGCGAGTTTTTTCACAAGCAGCCTGCTGCCCATCTCCCTGGATGTTCTGGAAGCTTCCAAGCTCAACATACTCCCAGTGGAACCCCTCCTGCTCTCTCCTACCAGGCCCTCCTCAGTTATACCACCAAAGCAGTAGTACAGCCAAGCAGCAACTCCCAGTAACCTTACCCAGTCAACCACCAAGCTCCACTGATTCCATCTCAAGGATATTTTGACAGGACTTTCTACCTCTTCCATCCTGACCACAGTTGCTATAGATCAAACTCTCCTGTCTCCTTTCTGCAAGATGGCAATGTCCTTTTCCtggctcccccttctccttctctctaTCTCCATCCACACTTGGCCAGAGCCTCTGAAATGCAATTCTGGGTTTTAACTCCTTTTCTTAAGGACTGTTTACCGCTTCAGGACAAAAATCTAAATACAACATGGCCTTGGGAACTTGACCTAGCCCCTTCCTGTCTCTCCAGCATCATCCCTCATCACTCTGTCTCATCCTCACGTTTCCCTTCTGCAGCCCAGAATGGGTACAGTTCCTTCTGGCCCGTTGGACTCTGCTGTGTCCTCTTTGTGGGATGCTCCCAACTCTCCTTTCCCCTGACTCCTCTCAGCCTTGAAGACTCAGTTTAGAATTCACCACTTTCAGGGAGCTTCCTTGAGCCGCAGGCTGTATTCAGAGCCCCGCCAGCTTTCTTACTTCCTGTCGGAGTCTACCGTGTTGTACGTCGATTTTCTTTACTTCCCAGTCCACTGTGAGATTCTTGAGGCAAGGACACTGTCCCTTTGTATCCACCTTTGTTGCTCAGCGGAGTGCCCAGAGGGAGACAATGAACCAAGGAGGCTGAGAGGAGTTGTCAGACTCTTTCTTACCGCAAATGATTTCGCCCTCTTGGTAAGTAACGTTGTATTTCAGGAACTTGTTGCGACAGCCGCGACTCTTCAGGTTTCTGTAGCAACAGTCATGGGCTCTGCAGCACCTGCGATAAGACCATGCTCTTGGggctgcctccccaggctccaggGAGCCCAGTGCCCTGTGCTCTCAGGCCTGTGCTCTGGGCAGAGACCCCTGGACATTGGTACAGTCTAGAGCAGAATGTCCAACAGTCTGGTTGCTTTTTCATCCAGGACTTCCTGGGGTTCTGTGCAAATGGGGTAACAGGAGCTTTCCAGCTCCCGGCAGCCCTGGGGCGACaggtgggcagagggcagggagggctgggggtgTCCTCACCAATCAGTTGCATCCTTGGGGGTTCCTCTGCCACCCACACCACAGTGGCAACCATAGAGGCTATAAGTGGTCAGAGCTGACTTTCCTGTCGTGAACTTGATCATTTTCCGGAAATCCAGCAAACTTCCATGGACCTGCAGCAGGCCTGGAAGGACAGCAGCTGGTGATGGGGCCTGGGACCCTAccacctccctctgcctctccctgccaCCCCCTTGCCCCCACTTCTGAGAGAGGGCCAGATGCGCTGGGAAGGGAAGCTGGGGGATGAGGATGCCTCCCTCCCTGGGCTGTGCCCCTTGTGGCCAGAGGTCAGGTTCAACACTTACCGATGGCCATGATCACTGCCAGCAGCAGGAGGGTCTTCATGCTGCGGGTTCTGTGGGGGAGAAATACAGACAGCCCAACCTAGATCCTCTAACAGGTGGTCCAGCTTCTGCCTCGGCCCCTGCTGTCCTGTTCACATTCAACGATCTTGATGAAGAGAGTCTTTAAAGGAGATCACAGACACGCTCTTCCACCCCAGGGAGGTCCAGTGTGGCTGCCTCCATCAGGCACACAGGACATGTGGAGGGGGCGTGTCCCAGCTTTGTTACACAATTCACTGGTCAAAACCACCTCTTCCCCCCACGATACACTGCTGAGACCTCCATGCTCCTCACCCTCCTGAGAGTTCCTGGGAGGCTGTGACCAGATCATCCCACTAAACTGGGAGACCCCAGAGGTCGTAGGCTGTGTGTCCCCCAGTAGATGCAGCTTACTCACCCCCACACTGGAGTCAAGGCTTGGGAATTCTGCTCATGGGGTTGGATCCACAGTGTTTTTCTCCAGAGCTAAGGCAGCACCATCTCATTCACACTTAAACACTTGTACACAGAACACACACCTACTCGTGCACATACGcttgtgtatgcacacacactctATGCTCATCTTCTAGTGCAGACACCATTTTACACAATATGTTCACATTCCCACACAACGCATCTGTGCACAGATCCCTTCTTGTCATACCAAATCAGGCACGTGCAGGCTTGGGCTCCTAGGTGCCTGCATGTACATGCACActcacgtacacacacacacaggacacagCCTCTCGTCAAGGCGGGCAATCATCAGGGACTGAGTATTCGTTTCTGGCTATCTACTTCTCAGAGGATCTCAAGTTGACTTCTCAAAGTGACTGCCTTGTCTATTCTGAACTCTAGTTAAACAGCTGAGCCCTCTGGGAGCTTGGGGTTTGGTGGGataagggatggggtggggatatTGCCAGTTACTGGACTAAGAGTTTGGCATGGCTCGGTGCCTAGGCAACCCTTTTTCTTCTTATCAGCTGGCAGGACAGAGCTGAGGATAGAAAAAAACTTATGTGCCATTAGCCGATGccaaaattttagaatattttggcATCTTTCCAACGGGTCTCACTTCTGAGTGAATAAATTCCCATAATAGAGTCTGGGTGTGACCTTCCTGAACCCACTTCCAGAAGAGGGCAATGGCCATCTGCTGTtgaacaaggttttttttttttttttttaaataggctaTTTGGGAATAAGAAACGGCATTTACTGGTATTCATTCATCCTATAAACCTGCCATTCACAGGAAGTACATTCTAAGCCTCAGCGAAGTCCCAAGAATCATGGAAGCCTCTCAGGAGGTTGTGAGAACTCACCCAGGGGGGTAAGGACTGCTGTGGGGCAAGTGGCCGCTGCCCCTGACTTAGGATAGCGTTTCCACCTTCTCTGCTtgctcctctttcttctcctctcctccccgcccccatctGGGGAAAGCCAGACTGTCCTGGCATTTCCCTCCCCCGAGACTGCTGCCTCCTCATTCCCAGTGCTCGCCTGTTTGGAGACGGGGCTGGCTGCTCTCTCTTCCTCAGCCTCAGAGAGACTAGCTTTCATTTCGAAAACTGATGCCCTTTACCTGCCCTCTAATACTGCTAAGAATTTAGCTCCCATGACCTTCAGTTCACACTCCCCTACACACATTCCCCCAAAGCCAGTGTGCCAAAGCTATGGGGCCCATCCCCATTCTGCCTGCTCCCCCCACATTCTCTGGGTCCCCCTCCAGGTTAGACCCAGGAGACTGAATCTGGCCAGAACACATGTGGGCATCTGATGCCCACTGCCAGGCTGCAATGAGGTGAAAACCATATGTGAagcctcagtctttccccacCCCTTCTGGTGGAACCAGAAGATGGAGGCAGCTTGGATCCCTCAGTCCTTGGAGGACAGCTTGTTGGATAGCTTGGAGGACGCCTGTTGGAGAAAGCTCTGCAGACCCTCAGTGGTCTTTGCCTGGGTGAGAAA
Coding sequences within:
- the LOC122698276 gene encoding phospholipase A2, membrane associated-like; this encodes MKTLLLLAVIMAIGLLQVHGSLLDFRKMIKFTTGKSALTTYSLYGCHCGVGGRGTPKDATDWCCRAHDCCYRNLKSRGCRNKFLKYNVTYQEGEIICEDTDDCKSQLCQCDKIAASCFAANLKTYDKKLRFYNRFRCQGTTPQC